From Thalassospiraceae bacterium LMO-JJ14:
GGCAGGGTCGGGGCGGCGAGACCGGGGATTTCCGGCATCGGTTCGCTGCCCGACGGCGGCAGGACGGGAACGGCAAGACCGGGAACTTCCGCGGTCTCGGTCTCCAGGCTCGGCGCGGCGAGCCCCGGTGGATTGCCCGGTGGCGGCGTTGTCCGTTCGATGGTGACGGTGCCGGGGGGCTGCATGGTGCTTTCGGGCAACGGCGGAACGACCGGCGATTGCGGCAGGCCGAATTCATTTTCCGCCGGCTGATTACTGCCGACCATGCCGGTCATGCGGTCGACCATGCGTCCGGCGGAACTGGTGCTTTCCGGCGGCGTTGAATCGCCGAAGCGGTCGGCCGGGTTGGTCAGGCGTTGGCCGCCCGAACCGAATACGTCCTTGGGCGGTCCCGCCGGGACGTCCTCGTTTCTGCCGAATATGTTGTCGGTGGTGAAGGATCGCCTGATCTCGCCCCACAGACTGGTCAGAAACCCGCCGTCTTCGCCGGCAGCCTCGCCCGAAGGCTCATTCGCAGCCATGTCAGGGGCTTCGGCGGTTTCTTTCGGCGGCATGGCATTGGTGTTGGCGATTTCATCGTCCGGCCGCATTTCAGGCGGTGGTGCCTTGCCGGGCGACGCGGACGGCATCGGGGCCTGGGCGGGGGTGCCGGTGGGCGGCATGTCCGTTTCCGCCGTCGCTTCCGGCATGCTGTCAGGCGCTTTGACCGGCTGCGGTTTCTTCGGCGGCACCAGATCGGAAAGTCTGGGGTCGGGCATCGCCGGCCTCGGTGCGGCGACACGCCGCTTCGGCTGGGTCAGGGCTTCCTTGACCTTATCCGTCACCCTGGGCTGCGTTGCGACGCTCGGCGGCTGGGTGCGTTTCGACAGCAGGATATGCGCGATGCGGAAGTGGCCGAGGTCGACCGCGACGTCGGCCGGGGTCATGCCGTCGGCATTCTTGGCGCTGAGATCGGCGCCGGCGGAAATCGCCGCCTCGACGGCATCGATATCATTGACCTCGACGGCGTTGAACAGGGCCTCGTTCGGGCTTTGCGCGGTGAGCGGCAGGGATGTCGCAAGGGAAATCGTCAGGGAAATCAGCAACGCCAGCACGCAGGCACGCAAAAACGCCGGAAAACGCGCCATGCGTCCCGGGGTAACCAAAGGTCCGGCGTATGAAGGATGCGTGCTCATCGGCAATGTGTCAGTTACGCTGCCTCCTTCAATGATAAGTGCTTGAAATCATGGCGTTTCAAAGGCAGTTCCCAGAATTTGCCGCGCGGAATCGATTCTGCCTCGAATATACACTGAATCTTAACTTTTAGACATGCCGAAGGACGAAAAACACACATCATATCGTGTGTGTTTTTGTATCGGCATCAAAGATTTAGGGGGTGGCGCTAGGGGTAGGGTGCGCTAAGCGGCCCTCTCCCTCCCACGCGCCGATGCGCGCGGGTCCCTCCCTCTCCCCGGGGAGAGGGTGGCGCGCATCGGCGCGCCGGGAGAGGGTGGCGCGCATCGGCGCGCCGGGAGAGGGTGGCGCGCATCGGCGCGCCGGGAGAGGGTGGCGCGCATCGGCGCGCCGGGAGAGGGGTATGAGGTTATTCCGCCGCCAGCAGGGCGTCGGCGGCGATCCAAGCATCCATATCGGCCAGTGCGCGCTCTGACAGTTTGATCTTGCGATCGCGCCCGCGCGGGCGCTGCTTTTTCGGCAGGTGATCGGTATCGAGTGGCGGGAACAGGCCGAAATTGGCGTTCATCGGCTGGAACGTATCGGCATCGGCGCCGAGGGTGACGTGATTCAGGATCGCGCCCATCGATGTCGTCACGGGCGGCGCGGACGGGTCGAGTCCAAGCCGCTCAGCGGCCGCGAAACGTCCCGCCATCAGGCCGACGGCGGCGCTTTCGACATAGCCTTCGCAGCCGGTGATCTGCCCGGCGAAGCGCAGGCGCGGATCGGCCTTGAGCCTGAGCCGCGGGTCGAGCAGCTTCGGCGAATTGATGAAGGTGTTGCGGTGAATGCCGCCGAGGCGTGCGAATTCGGCATTTTCCAGGCCCGGGATCATGCGGAAGATGCGTTTCTGTTCGCCATACGTCAGCTTGGTCTGGAAGCCGACCATGTTGAACAGCGTGCCGAGTTTGTTGTCCTGGCGCAATTGCACGATGGCGTGCGGCTTTTTGTCGGGGTTGTTGGGATCGGTCAGGCCGACCGGTTTCATCGGCCCGAATGACAGGGTCATCCGCCCACGCTCGGCCATGACCTCGATCGGCAGGCATCCCTCGAAATACGGGGTGTCCTTTTCCCAGTCCTTGAACTGCGTCTTTTCACCGTCGAGCAGCGCGTCGATGAAGTCCTCGTACTGATTGTGGGTCATCGGGCAGTTGATGTAATCCTTGCCGTCGCCTCCGGGGGACGGCTTGTCGTAGCGCGATTGGAACCACGCCACGTCGAAATTGATGCTTTCCTTGTAAACGATAGGCGCAATGGCATCGAAGAACGCAAGCTGGTCTTCGCCGCTGACCTCAAGGATGGCCTTCGTCAGATCCGGCGAGGTCAGGGGCCCGGTGGCGATTATCACGTTCGACCAGTCCCGGGGTGGCAGGGCGGCAACCTCGCCGCGCACGATGGTGATCAGCGGATGCGTCTGCAGCGCT
This genomic window contains:
- the trmFO gene encoding methylenetetrahydrofolate--tRNA-(uracil(54)-C(5))-methyltransferase (FADH(2)-oxidizing) TrmFO yields the protein MNIKDLPEPVHVIGAGLAGSEAAWQIAAAGVPVILHEMRPERKTDAHHSDGCAELVCSNSFRSDDYQTNAVGLLHEEMRRTGSLIIRAADTHRVPAGSALAVDRDAFSAEVTKALQTHPLITIVRGEVAALPPRDWSNVIIATGPLTSPDLTKAILEVSGEDQLAFFDAIAPIVYKESINFDVAWFQSRYDKPSPGGDGKDYINCPMTHNQYEDFIDALLDGEKTQFKDWEKDTPYFEGCLPIEVMAERGRMTLSFGPMKPVGLTDPNNPDKKPHAIVQLRQDNKLGTLFNMVGFQTKLTYGEQKRIFRMIPGLENAEFARLGGIHRNTFINSPKLLDPRLRLKADPRLRFAGQITGCEGYVESAAVGLMAGRFAAAERLGLDPSAPPVTTSMGAILNHVTLGADADTFQPMNANFGLFPPLDTDHLPKKQRPRGRDRKIKLSERALADMDAWIAADALLAAE